From Anaerohalosphaera lusitana, one genomic window encodes:
- a CDS encoding transposase, whose product MNQPASNGPTISFDEFGPLEIRPQPGRNYCHTDHPKRLPATYTRKHGVQHWLAFYDVHQKKLWGYVRPRKRHQEFLEVLKLTRKKYPANQRIHLILDNFSPHRKDKVLRYCRENNIHLIWTPTNASWLNPIECQFTHVKEFVIRGTNYQNHNELKIALNRYVAYRNKKNQQKLNLDN is encoded by the coding sequence GTGAACCAGCCGGCCTCAAACGGGCCGACCATATCATTCGACGAGTTCGGACCGCTGGAGATTCGTCCTCAGCCAGGCCGGAATTACTGTCATACCGACCATCCCAAGAGGCTGCCTGCGACCTATACCCGCAAACACGGCGTTCAGCACTGGCTGGCGTTTTACGATGTCCATCAGAAAAAGCTCTGGGGATATGTTCGGCCACGCAAGCGGCATCAGGAGTTCTTGGAAGTTTTGAAACTGACCAGGAAAAAGTATCCTGCGAACCAGCGGATCCATCTGATACTGGACAATTTCTCGCCGCACCGCAAGGACAAGGTTCTGCGGTACTGTCGCGAGAACAATATTCATCTGATCTGGACGCCGACCAACGCATCATGGCTAAATCCTATCGAATGTCAGTTTACCCATGTTAAGGAATTCGTCATACGCGGAACTAATTATCAAAACCACAATGAGCTTAAAATCGCTCTGAATAGATACGTAG